The Prunus dulcis chromosome 3, ALMONDv2, whole genome shotgun sequence genome segment attagcttgtttagtttaatatttgcaattaagtaatatattagccttatttaattatattaattattaattgtttttatttaatgaataaatagtaatttaattaatttcataaattacttaataaatactaattaattatatttacttatcttaaataaatttgtggactttaaaattattttaaaattatgaatatatttttaaaataatttcaattattatcaaataattttagtattcttaaaatgaatttaaacCTTCAATCCTTAAATCTAAGTCTCAAACCTTTCTCAAGTCTCGAACCTAACCACAAGACTactaggaaaagaaaagagaataaTTTGGGTAATGGTCCACTAAGAAGGGGACCTATACGACCTGTTAGGTGATCGTGCCACTGAATCACTGATAAACTTcaggtttcaaatttcatttatgCTCAAAGTGACTCGATTTGGAAGATGTTAAGTTTTAGTTTTGACCCAGaccgaaattttttttgctttgagCCCGTGTTTGACCGTTTGACAAAATCCTACCCACGCTATGATTGCGACCCCACTCACTGCGGTTTAGGAATGAGAACCAagagattaaattaatttcttgttaATTTCAATGAGCTCTAAAATCAGGACTAGCTTGATTCTTTGGATTTCtaaataaaggaaaatacaCATTCAACTTAGCTAGCTTGGCAATATAAAACTTAAACATTTCCTTGAGAAAATAAGGAAAGGAACTATAAGAAACAGCAAAGCCCTACAACTCATCCTCACACCTCCCATGCAACATAAAGGATATTCTTGTGTTCCTTGATGGACAGTCAATAACCAGAGGAATTATAACCCATATAGTTGAAGCGCGGTCGAATGTTGTGGTGATTGTATCTCGAATCTCCATAGTCTACAGCCTTTATCACCACGGCTTCACGTCGTCCATCCTGTTCTTGAACTGCCCCAAACACAATCTCATTTGTCTCGCTGCTCTTCTCGTAGAATGTTTTCGGGCTTGATGAGTATTGCCTGTGATGCTGCTGCTGTCggtgttgctgctgctgctgctgcatcTGCATCTGATGTTGTTCCTGTTGCTGCATCTGCATCTgatgctgttgctgctgctgcatcTGCATCTGCATCTGCATCTGATGTTGTTGCTGTTGGTGATATTCACCATCCCATGAATTATAGTACGCTTGACTTTGCTTCAAATGTTGGGACTTCTCCAGGTCTTTGGTCATGAAGGGGTAGGTTTtctttggggttgggcttctGGTTTCTATTGACGGAGGCTCATCTTCATCGGGAATCACAAAGCTCTCTTGCATAGGCCATGCATTTGAATGTTTGTTAGCTTGATGATACTGCTGCTGAATCTGATAATGCATGGGCTTTCTTCTAAATCCCATAAACAACCCCCCCAAGATTTCAGCCACAGATGAGCCAGTGTTAACGGCAATCTTCCCTAGTGAACCAAAGAAACCATCATCTAGTTTTTCTGGTTCATCTTCAGGTGGAATTAAAGGGGGCCTGACAGATTTAGGAGGCCTCGGATATAGTGCCATTGGTACATCTCTCTTCATAGGAGTTCTTCGATCCTGtagaatcaaaataatttggaATTGGGTTGAAATATTGAAGATAAGGTCAAACAAGAAACCTGTGATGGCTTACCTCATCTGAAGAAAACATTGCTTGTACCCTGCGCTGCAGCAATGCCAGCATGTAACCAAAGAAGGCAGCTGCAATCAGCATTGCTATTCCTGCAATGATGGACGACAAATTTTATATACCTGCATCACCTAAAGCAACTCAAAGGGTTGAAATTTCAAGCTGTTTAGTTATACCTAAATGGAAACTTCCATCATAGTGGTCAGTACAGTCATCATAGTGGAGTTGGATCTCTCGAATTGCCTGGTTTCCTCTGTCTATAACCAAAAGAGAGCAGCTACTGCCAATGTATACCACGTCAAAATCACTAGAAAACTTTGCATCTTCACTTGGACCATCAACATGACCACCTCCTCTGCCCCATTTTCCACCAGCAATTGTCGTGACCCCTGTAGAAAGGaaaatttaattcaaattgCTCTAAAAGCCTGTTCCTGTTGGTGATATAAGTTTTTCTTGCCATTACATAACTTGAACACCATGATAACAGGAAAAAGGCCATTCCTTAACCAAAATAATGCCTTGAACATCCAGAGACTTACCAGCATCACTTATCTTCCTGATAACCATATTCATTGTGTCTGCAATATAAATATTTCCTCTGTCATCCACAGTCAGCCCTTTGGGGTGGTTCATTCTTGCTTCTCTTGGCCTCCCATCCACATGCCCAGAGTACCCTTCAGGTGATCCAGCAATCAGCTTGGGTCGGCTATCTGCATATCATCCTCTCATTCAGCATATAAAAGATCCAGCAATATTTGGGTAGGCTATACCAAAATATTTCAACAGATAACAAGCATTTAATAGGCAACTGAGtgatgaagaaattttttctttgtagaaaGTGAGAAGATTTTAAGAGTGCAGAACTCAATTTGTTTGTGTATCTGATCGatataaaatcaaagaaatatggaagttcatcttttctttattttcttttatattttgataatTGATTATCCTAACAATGCAAATGAAGCtgaaaattatgaaagaaaaagtgtCATTGGGAATCATTAACCGATAAATAACGAAACAAGTTTCCCATGTGACAGCACACAAAGTCGTTTAATCTAGGTTagggaaaggaaaaagaaatataagatGAGTAAACAAAAACTCTAACTGGTCATTAGAGAATCCTGGTcacaaaccaaaagaaaaagatagaaaatCTCCAAAAAGATAGCACTTGATTATCCAGAAAGTAGAGTCTTCCACTAAACAAAAGCATATAAAAGCAGCAACAGTAAAAAGTGAATTTGGAATTTGGCTGGAGGTGAAGGCAAGAAAGGAATCAGAAAACAATGTCCTAAGTACATCAAGCCAAACAGAAAGTTTAACTATTAGGATGAGCTAGAATTGGGTCCCTGGATATACATTAGTGGTAGCAAACAAGAGATGCAGAGACTTAATAGCATAATCCAAAAATTAACGTAGCAAAAGTGGCTTACACCGAGACAATGGCGTTGAGATCTTGTAGATGTTGCTATTTTCAGAATCCAACACCAGAAGGTCTCCACTTGGGGATACTTCAACTGTGTGTGGTTCAATTCCAAGCTTACTTCCATCAAACACCGTATCCACCGTATAGTCACCCTCAAATTTCACCATCGAACGGCCAGAAACAGCTGAGAAATTTGAAAACCTCCCATCACCATTGCAAAACAACATACTATCTAATTACCACATTAACAACCTCAACATAGGGAACCATTGGAAAATGTACCTGTGCCGGTTTTGGTGGTGGATTTCA includes the following:
- the LOC117620719 gene encoding uncharacterized protein LOC117620719; translated protein: MARNWVALVLICVVLSGDFLSASASPPAKIVTGVVSNVVSALVKWLWSLKSTTKTGTAVSGRSMVKFEGDYTVDTVFDGSKLGIEPHTVEVSPSGDLLVLDSENSNIYKISTPLSRYSRPKLIAGSPEGYSGHVDGRPREARMNHPKGLTVDDRGNIYIADTMNMVIRKISDAGVTTIAGGKWGRGGGHVDGPSEDAKFSSDFDVVYIGSSCSLLVIDRGNQAIREIQLHYDDCTDHYDGSFHLGIAMLIAAAFFGYMLALLQRRVQAMFSSDEDRRTPMKRDVPMALYPRPPKSVRPPLIPPEDEPEKLDDGFFGSLGKIAVNTGSSVAEILGGLFMGFRRKPMHYQIQQQYHQANKHSNAWPMQESFVIPDEDEPPSIETRSPTPKKTYPFMTKDLEKSQHLKQSQAYYNSWDGEYHQQQQHQMQMQMQMQQQQQHQMQMQQQEQHQMQMQQQQQQHRQQQHHRQYSSSPKTFYEKSSETNEIVFGAVQEQDGRREAVVIKAVDYGDSRYNHHNIRPRFNYMGYNSSGY